In bacterium, the following proteins share a genomic window:
- the dapF gene encoding diaminopimelate epimerase — MEFLKMEALGNDFIVIEGSTPDPGQVRAWCDRRRGIGADGVLLVSGPGRSGAAARMSLWNSDGSFAESCGNGLRCVARYVFDRGWAEGRAFTVETSTGPSEVEVMADGSVRAGLGTYRIGSSVTASGHSFVSASVGNPHAVTFMDSPAAIDRVDLGEIGRLMQDHPAFPEGVNVEFAAPLEQGVFRVRVWERGAGETRACGTGAVAVAAVAHAQGRAGPAVEICYPGGSLGVEVAGDTAWIRGPAVSVFAGTIPA, encoded by the coding sequence TTGGAGTTCTTGAAGATGGAGGCGCTGGGCAACGACTTCATCGTGATCGAAGGGTCCACTCCGGACCCCGGTCAGGTACGGGCCTGGTGCGACCGTCGCCGCGGCATCGGGGCTGACGGTGTTCTGTTGGTCTCCGGTCCCGGTCGTTCTGGCGCAGCCGCTCGGATGAGCCTTTGGAACTCTGACGGCTCGTTCGCCGAGTCATGTGGCAACGGGCTCCGGTGCGTGGCCCGCTACGTGTTCGATCGGGGATGGGCGGAAGGCCGCGCGTTCACCGTGGAGACCTCCACCGGCCCCAGCGAAGTGGAGGTCATGGCAGACGGATCCGTCCGGGCAGGACTCGGCACCTACCGCATCGGCAGCTCGGTGACCGCCTCCGGGCACAGCTTCGTTTCGGCGAGCGTGGGCAACCCCCACGCGGTCACGTTCATGGACTCGCCGGCCGCGATCGACCGCGTGGACCTGGGCGAGATCGGCCGCCTCATGCAGGATCATCCGGCATTCCCCGAGGGTGTCAACGTCGAGTTCGCCGCTCCGCTCGAGCAGGGGGTGTTCCGGGTCCGGGTCTGGGAGCGAGGGGCTGGAGAGACCCGGGCATGCGGCACGGGTGCGGTGGCCGTAGCGGCAGTGGCGCACGCCCAGGGTCGAGCCGGGCCGGCGGTCGAGATCTGCTATCCCGGTGGCAGCCTCGGTGTGGAAGTAGCCGGCGACACGGCTTGGATCAGGGGTCCGGCCGTATCGGTCTTCGCGGGGACTATCCCGGCCTGA